The sequence below is a genomic window from Bacteroidota bacterium.
CTCCCAAATTAGTCCTGCAACAACTGCAACTGCGAATAAAATAAGCATGTAAATTGCCATAAATTGAGGAATACGATGAATAGCAAGCGTGTGTATTCCAACAACTATAATAAGTAGATAAAATAAAGTGATTACCCAACCCGTTTTTAAAAATTTATTTGGTTTTTTTCTGAATCCGATTTTCCCGAAAAAAGAAGTAAGCAATTCTATTGGACAGATACTGCACCAAAACCTGCCAAATAAAATTGCAGTAACAATAATAAGTGGCCACCAATACGACCACACAATCAGGTTGGAAAGATTTGTATTCCGTAAAATTAATGCAAAATCTTTGTCATTTGTTGTAACTCCTATTGCTCCGTAAATTAACGCAATAAAAACAAGCAGTGTTAAAAACTGCATTAAAACTAAAAAATAATTACTCTTAAAAAATTTATTGATCATTAGTCAATCTATAAATTATTTGTTGATGTTGAGGAAACATGAAAATTAGTTTTTTACGACTACCAAGTTCAAAATCAGTAAAATCAAAGCCGGGGGAAACAGTACATCCGACCAAAGAAAAATCATTTTCGTTAACAACCTCAGCCGCAAACCAATTACCACCCGAAACAACAAATTGGGGACTTTGTTCATTGTTTAAATCATTGCCAATAACAACATTGTAATATTCTCCTAATTCGGAAATTATATGAAGTTTAATAGGAGAGCCTTTGTAAAAATGCCAAATTTCATCTTGCTTAATTTTATGAAATGCCGAAAAATTACCTGATGTTAAAAGGAAATAAATACAAGTAGAATAATTTCGTTTTCCTACATAGTGCCTCTAAGAAAACTGTCAAATTTTATGATTTCTAAGATTTTTGATGAGATTTTTATTTTTTGAGACGAGGCGATGCCTTAGCATCAGTGAGTTGAGAAAGATAAAAATATCGCAAAAAGAT
It includes:
- a CDS encoding cupin domain-containing protein: MYFLLTSGNFSAFHKIKQDEIWHFYKGSPIKLHIISELGEYYNVVIGNDLNNEQSPQFVVSGGNWFAAEVVNENDFSLVGCTVSPGFDFTDFELGSRKKLIFMFPQHQQIIYRLTNDQ